Proteins from a genomic interval of Uloborus diversus isolate 005 chromosome 4, Udiv.v.3.1, whole genome shotgun sequence:
- the LOC129221334 gene encoding pre-miRNA 5'-monophosphate methyltransferase-like, which translates to MPDMERDMEENKDGVEKNVLSKSENFEPGAARYGNFINYYSFNSVSKRLGVIPSDLLLQLNLIHQPALCLDIGCNSGELTLGLYSHLTSAYQEKPDLRILGIDLDDVLIERCKESNEFANHITYKTVNVMDESCLMLLIAHLQQFNRSEFDLITCFSTTMWIHLNHGDDGFSQFLKTISGITKYLLLEPQEWKCYKAAVRRMTRLNKEVFAIKKLKIKDVVQHISTFLRTDCNMDFVSCFGETSWGRKMYLYKKVNL; encoded by the exons ATGCCAGACATGGAAAGAGATATGGAAGAGAATAAAGATGGTGTAGAAAAGAACGTTCTTTCAAAATCGGAAAACTTCGAACCTGGTGCTGCTCGATACGgaaatttcattaattattacTCTTTTAACTCTGTTTCCAAACGATTAGGAGTGATTCCATCTGATCTTCTTTTACAACTAAATCTTATTCATCAACCAGCTTTATGTTTGGACATTGGATGCAATTCTGGg GAATTAACACTTGGACTCTATTCTCATCTGACATCAGCTTATCAGGAGAAACCTGATCTTCGTATCTTGGGCATAGACTTAGATGATGTTCTAATCGAAAGATGTAAAGAATCAAATGAATTTGCAAATCATATTACCTACAAAACTGTCAATGTTATGGATGAAAGCTGTTTGATGTTACTCATTGCACATTTGCAACAGTTTAATCGTTCAGAATTTGATTTAATTACATGCTTTTCCACAACCATGTGGATCCATTTGAATCATGGTGATGATGGTTTTAgtcagtttttgaaaacaatatctgGCATTACAAAATATTTACTGTTAGAACCTCAAGAGTGGAAATGTTACAAGGCCGCAGTGAGGAGGATGACTCGGCTGAACAAAGAAGTGTTTGctatcaaaaaactaaaaatcaagGATGTGGTTCAGCATATATCCACATTCTTACGAACAGACTGCAATATGGATTTTGTTTCTTGTTTTGGAGAGACATCATggggaagaaaaatgtatttgtacaaaaaagtaaacttataa